One genomic region from Ornithinicoccus hortensis encodes:
- a CDS encoding UDP-N-acetylmuramoyl-L-alanyl-D-glutamate--2,6-diaminopimelate ligase: MRLGELAAALHLPVPECAGPDRDPEVTGITHQAAWATPGDVFVAIRGARFDGHDFIGQAAARGAVAVFGEGLPDGVTSQLPYVVVPATRAALADAAAELAGHPSRQLTVLGITGTDGKTTTSCLARHLLRSAGRPTGLLSTIGYELPDGELRQPPAHFTTPEAPQVQAILRDMVAAGAEDAVVEASSHAMALDRVRGVDFDVAIWTNLTGEHLDFHGTMERYFADKAKLVERAAHAVLNADDPWTEQLLPLAAGHTTYSADGADADWRATGVVEGPDDLRFTVHGPDGEAQAVLPMIGRFNVANALAALAGAHRTGVPTAVLLEGLATFGGVAGRMEMVARQDGDPRVIVDFAHTPPSLEKALETVRVTTEGRLWVVLGSAGGPRDPSKRAPLGDVATRCADVAVFTEEDHRDTPLADILAQMERGAREAGRENFTSIGNRVEAIRYAVAQADRADTVVLAGKGPEHTLERDTETIPWDEMDQAVQALALRRTRE; encoded by the coding sequence ATGAGACTCGGAGAGCTGGCTGCCGCACTGCACCTGCCCGTGCCCGAGTGCGCAGGACCGGACAGGGACCCGGAGGTCACCGGCATCACGCACCAGGCCGCGTGGGCCACGCCCGGCGACGTCTTCGTGGCGATCCGCGGAGCCCGGTTCGACGGGCACGACTTCATCGGGCAGGCAGCGGCCCGCGGCGCGGTCGCAGTCTTCGGGGAGGGCCTTCCCGACGGGGTGACCAGCCAGCTGCCGTATGTCGTGGTGCCGGCCACCAGGGCGGCGCTGGCCGACGCCGCCGCCGAGCTGGCCGGTCACCCGAGCCGCCAGCTGACCGTGCTCGGGATCACCGGCACGGACGGCAAGACGACCACCTCCTGCCTGGCGCGGCACCTGCTGCGCAGCGCGGGGCGGCCCACCGGGCTGCTGTCTACGATCGGCTACGAACTCCCCGACGGGGAACTGCGGCAGCCGCCCGCCCACTTCACCACCCCCGAGGCGCCCCAGGTGCAGGCGATCCTGCGGGACATGGTGGCGGCGGGGGCCGAGGACGCGGTCGTGGAGGCCTCCAGCCACGCGATGGCGCTGGACCGGGTGCGGGGCGTCGACTTCGACGTCGCGATCTGGACCAACCTGACCGGGGAGCACCTGGACTTCCACGGGACGATGGAGCGCTACTTCGCGGACAAGGCCAAGCTGGTCGAGCGCGCCGCCCACGCGGTCCTCAACGCCGACGACCCGTGGACGGAGCAGTTGCTGCCCCTCGCAGCCGGGCACACGACATACAGCGCGGACGGTGCGGACGCGGACTGGCGGGCGACCGGCGTCGTGGAGGGGCCGGACGACCTGCGGTTCACCGTGCACGGACCGGACGGTGAGGCCCAGGCCGTCCTGCCGATGATCGGGCGGTTCAACGTCGCCAACGCCCTCGCGGCGCTGGCCGGGGCACACCGCACCGGGGTGCCCACGGCCGTCCTGCTGGAGGGGCTGGCCACCTTCGGCGGCGTCGCCGGGCGGATGGAGATGGTGGCCCGCCAGGACGGCGATCCCCGGGTGATCGTCGACTTCGCGCACACCCCGCCCAGCCTGGAGAAGGCGCTGGAGACCGTGCGGGTGACGACCGAGGGGCGACTGTGGGTCGTGCTCGGCTCCGCCGGCGGTCCGCGGGACCCGTCCAAGCGGGCCCCGCTGGGGGACGTCGCGACCCGGTGCGCCGACGTCGCCGTCTTCACCGAGGAGGACCACCGGGACACCCCGTTGGCCGACATCCTCGCCCAGATGGAGCGCGGGGCCCGCGAGGCGGGCAGGGAGAACTTCACCAGCATCGGCAACCGGGTCGAGGCGATCCGGTATGCCGTCGCGCAGGCGGACCGGGCCGACACCGTGGTGCTGGCCGGCAAGGGTCCGGAGCACACCCTGGAGCGGGACACCGAGACGATCCCGTGGGACGAGATGGACCAGGCCGTGCAGGCGCTCGCGCTGCGGCGGACGAGGGAATGA
- a CDS encoding DUF5926 family protein — MGKASRRKRRDQGATSKAASSRAPFVARPFEGLPQETEWVAMREIIPAATAPLQVRLPDAEPREITLASVLPGALPALHRQDGTVLVALQSRTSSGDASRDIVAAIQTAVAAEPGTTIRAVGPATAQTPRLEDVLVEGQQLDVEVHEDFTFWLEDPDNVTPEVQASLEQTNAAAVPTEKLEGQPSAYWCKMGERAYIRWILAEDEDAATTALARLQAAGQHTLGEGTTLLGAFRAAGLLVPVLEVDPAVPSADHVGALADLADRYAGALAKTEPLTPEERRARDGLVSRQVTLR; from the coding sequence ATGGGTAAGGCATCACGACGCAAGCGCCGCGACCAGGGCGCCACCAGCAAAGCCGCGTCCTCGCGGGCCCCGTTCGTCGCGCGTCCCTTCGAGGGGCTGCCGCAGGAGACCGAGTGGGTGGCGATGCGGGAGATCATCCCGGCCGCGACTGCGCCGCTGCAGGTGCGGCTGCCGGACGCCGAGCCGCGTGAGATCACCCTGGCCAGCGTGCTGCCGGGGGCGCTGCCGGCGTTGCACCGCCAGGACGGCACCGTGCTCGTGGCCCTCCAGTCGCGCACCTCCAGCGGTGACGCCAGCCGCGACATCGTGGCCGCGATCCAGACCGCCGTGGCCGCCGAGCCGGGCACCACCATCCGCGCCGTGGGACCCGCGACCGCGCAGACCCCGCGCCTGGAGGACGTGCTCGTCGAGGGTCAGCAGCTGGACGTCGAGGTGCACGAGGACTTCACCTTCTGGCTGGAGGACCCGGACAACGTCACCCCCGAGGTGCAGGCCTCCCTGGAGCAGACCAACGCCGCCGCGGTGCCCACCGAGAAGCTGGAGGGGCAACCCTCCGCCTACTGGTGCAAGATGGGCGAGCGGGCCTACATCCGCTGGATCCTGGCCGAGGACGAGGACGCCGCGACCACGGCGCTGGCCCGGTTGCAGGCCGCCGGCCAGCACACGCTCGGCGAGGGCACCACCCTGCTGGGGGCCTTCCGGGCCGCCGGGCTGCTGGTGCCGGTGCTGGAGGTCGACCCCGCGGTCCCGTCCGCCGACCACGTCGGCGCGTTGGCGGACCTGGCCGACCGGTATGCCGGGGCGCTGGCCAAGACCGAGCCGTTGACACCCGAGGAGCGCCGGGCCCGCGACGGCCTGGTCAGCCGCCAGGTGACGCTGCGCTGA
- a CDS encoding glycosyltransferase: MSTRVAAVVPAKDEAQRLAATLVAFGDLREVDLVVVVDDGSTDDTSAIAAAEGAVVVRHPSNRGKAAAMTSGAAEVARLDGLQQDGPDGPAEPRALLFVDADLQESAANLGPLCAPVLEGRADMTIAVLPPQLRRGGGFGLVVRMATTGIQRLTGWTPTQPLSGMRCLSRAAFDGALPLAGGWGVEVGLTVDVLRGGGRVLEVPCELHHRVTGRDLRSQVHRARQYRDAWWALARRGAWRPSRAGGPDGAGG, translated from the coding sequence GTGAGCACCAGGGTGGCGGCCGTCGTGCCGGCCAAGGACGAGGCACAGCGGCTGGCGGCCACGCTGGTGGCTTTCGGCGACCTCCGGGAGGTCGACCTCGTCGTGGTCGTCGACGACGGCAGCACCGACGACACCAGCGCGATCGCCGCCGCCGAGGGCGCCGTGGTCGTGCGGCACCCCAGCAACCGGGGCAAGGCGGCCGCCATGACAAGCGGGGCCGCCGAGGTGGCCCGGCTCGACGGACTCCAGCAGGACGGGCCGGACGGCCCCGCAGAGCCGCGGGCGCTGCTGTTCGTGGACGCCGACCTGCAGGAGAGCGCGGCCAACCTGGGCCCGCTGTGCGCACCGGTGCTCGAGGGACGGGCCGATATGACCATCGCCGTGCTGCCGCCGCAGCTGCGGCGTGGCGGCGGGTTCGGGCTCGTCGTTCGGATGGCCACCACCGGGATCCAGCGGCTCACCGGGTGGACCCCGACGCAGCCGCTGAGCGGCATGCGCTGCCTGTCCCGCGCCGCGTTCGACGGGGCGCTGCCGCTGGCCGGCGGGTGGGGCGTCGAGGTCGGGCTCACGGTCGACGTGCTGCGGGGAGGCGGTCGCGTGCTGGAGGTGCCCTGCGAGCTGCACCACCGGGTCACCGGGCGTGACCTGCGGTCCCAGGTGCACCGGGCCCGGCAGTACCGGGACGCCTGGTGGGCGCTGGCCCGCCGCGGCGCCTGGCGACCGTCCCGCGCCGGTGGGCCGGACGGTGCGGGCGGGTAA
- a CDS encoding DUF4446 family protein produces the protein MTLSPEVLTVVAIAAAALAVVGLLLAWRARRDHAALLHRFEVLWGDDPGDVASVLDRQSAALGTERTRIDGLERTVAGLRDEVSQSLQHVAVVRYDAFGDMGGRLSFSAAVIDDRGDGMVLSSIHARGESRTYAKGIVGGRSDVTLTPEEQQALAAAREGEDA, from the coding sequence GTGACCCTGTCCCCCGAGGTGCTGACCGTGGTGGCGATCGCCGCTGCGGCACTCGCCGTCGTCGGGCTGCTGCTGGCCTGGCGGGCGCGCCGCGACCACGCCGCGTTGCTGCACCGCTTCGAGGTGCTGTGGGGCGATGACCCCGGCGACGTGGCCAGTGTGCTGGACCGGCAGTCCGCGGCGCTCGGCACGGAACGGACCCGCATCGACGGCCTGGAACGCACCGTGGCCGGCCTCCGGGACGAGGTGTCCCAGTCCCTCCAGCACGTGGCGGTCGTGCGCTACGACGCCTTCGGCGACATGGGCGGTCGGTTGTCCTTCTCGGCCGCGGTCATCGACGACCGGGGCGACGGGATGGTGTTGAGCTCGATCCACGCCCGCGGGGAGTCGCGGACCTACGCCAAGGGGATCGTCGGTGGCCGCAGCGACGTCACCCTCACCCCGGAGGAGCAGCAGGCGCTCGCGGCCGCCCGGGAGGGCGAGGACGCCTGA
- a CDS encoding diacylglycerol/lipid kinase family protein: protein MTAEPSWAVLAGAVALSLLLLALVLWLVLTEERTAAARFPRPGAGSPPADDAAPEDSPDPARRRRGAHPRAAVVVNPTKFTDIGKVRRVVERVCAEHGWAEPLWLETTVEDPGHGQTRQALAEGVDVVCAMGGDGTVRVVGSALAGSGTPMGLLPAGTGNLLARNLRLPVDWLPGDHLEAAVKVALTGRNAPIDTCALRLTRPTDAELAATPDSSPEGAPEETDDHGADGTDSTDGSVEEHTFLVMAGLGFDAEVMATTEERLKSNLGWGAYLINGARHLRGAQFRVDVSADDGQAFHRRVRSVIVGNVGKLQGGMELLPDAEADDGAMDVVLLSPEGVVGWGAVAAQLATKQRRGHDRVDHLQCRTIRIRSNKPVEIQLDGDTLGPVTAMEVEVRPASLVIRRGA, encoded by the coding sequence ATGACCGCGGAGCCCAGTTGGGCGGTACTGGCCGGTGCGGTGGCCCTCTCGCTGCTGCTGCTCGCGCTGGTCCTGTGGCTCGTCCTGACCGAGGAGCGCACCGCGGCGGCGCGGTTCCCCCGGCCCGGTGCCGGGAGCCCTCCGGCGGACGACGCGGCACCCGAGGACTCCCCGGACCCGGCCCGGCGGCGCCGGGGCGCCCACCCACGGGCGGCCGTGGTCGTCAACCCGACCAAATTCACCGACATCGGCAAGGTCCGCCGCGTGGTGGAGCGGGTCTGTGCCGAGCACGGGTGGGCCGAGCCGCTGTGGCTCGAGACCACCGTGGAGGACCCGGGTCACGGTCAGACCCGACAGGCCCTGGCGGAGGGCGTCGACGTGGTCTGCGCCATGGGCGGGGACGGCACGGTCCGGGTGGTGGGCTCGGCGCTGGCCGGCTCGGGGACGCCGATGGGGTTGCTCCCGGCCGGGACCGGCAACCTGCTGGCCCGGAACCTGCGGCTGCCGGTGGACTGGCTGCCCGGCGACCACCTGGAGGCCGCCGTGAAGGTCGCGCTGACCGGCCGGAACGCGCCGATCGACACCTGTGCCCTACGCCTGACCCGGCCGACGGACGCCGAGCTGGCCGCCACCCCCGACTCTTCCCCGGAGGGTGCACCGGAGGAGACCGACGACCACGGCGCCGACGGCACCGACAGCACCGACGGCTCCGTCGAGGAGCACACCTTCCTCGTCATGGCCGGCCTCGGCTTCGACGCCGAGGTGATGGCCACCACCGAGGAGCGGCTGAAGTCCAACCTCGGCTGGGGCGCCTACCTGATCAACGGTGCCCGGCACCTGCGCGGCGCCCAGTTCCGGGTCGACGTCAGCGCCGACGACGGCCAGGCGTTCCACCGCCGCGTGCGCAGCGTCATCGTCGGCAACGTCGGCAAGCTCCAGGGCGGGATGGAGCTGCTGCCGGACGCCGAGGCCGACGACGGCGCGATGGACGTGGTGCTGCTCTCCCCCGAGGGCGTCGTCGGCTGGGGGGCGGTCGCGGCCCAGCTGGCCACCAAGCAGCGCCGGGGACACGACCGGGTCGACCACCTGCAGTGCCGGACGATCCGGATCCGCTCGAACAAGCCCGTCGAGATCCAGCTCGACGGCGACACCCTCGGCCCCGTCACCGCGATGGAGGTCGAGGTCCGGCCGGCGAGTCTCGTCATACGGCGCGGCGCCTGA
- the serS gene encoding serine--tRNA ligase, protein MIDIRELRDDPERVRASQRARGEDPDVVDAVLQADQQHRSGLAEYERLRAEQKAFGKKVAAAQGEEKQALLAEVKETAARVKELDQAKDEVAAERDRLLRSIGNVIIDGVPSGGEDDFVVLEEHGTPRDFAAEGFAPKDHLELGELLGAIDMARGAKVAGSRFYYLTGPGARLENALLQLALQRAHEHGFTQLTVPTLVNPTTMGGAGFLDAHAEEVYRLEADDLYLTGTSEVALAGYHADEILDLSDGPLRYVAQSTCYRREAGSYGKDTRGIIRVHQFNKVEMFVYCRAEDAEAQHQQLLEWERGMLDDMQVPYRVIDTAAGDLGGPAARKFDCEAWVPTQERYRELTSTSNCTTFQARRLGTRERGPDGGGTRSVATLNGTLATTRWMVAILENHQQPDGSVVVPEVLRPFLGQDVLTPR, encoded by the coding sequence GTGATCGACATACGTGAGCTCCGTGACGACCCCGAGCGGGTGCGCGCCTCGCAGCGCGCCCGCGGCGAAGACCCCGACGTGGTCGACGCCGTGCTGCAGGCCGACCAGCAGCACCGCTCCGGGCTGGCGGAGTACGAGCGGCTCCGGGCCGAGCAGAAGGCCTTCGGCAAGAAGGTCGCCGCCGCGCAGGGCGAGGAGAAGCAGGCCCTCCTGGCCGAGGTCAAGGAGACCGCGGCGCGGGTCAAGGAGCTGGACCAGGCCAAGGACGAGGTCGCGGCCGAGCGCGACCGGTTGCTGCGCTCCATCGGCAACGTGATCATCGACGGCGTCCCGTCCGGGGGCGAGGACGACTTCGTGGTCCTGGAGGAGCACGGCACGCCGCGCGACTTCGCCGCCGAGGGGTTCGCCCCGAAGGACCACCTGGAGCTGGGTGAGCTGCTCGGGGCGATCGACATGGCCCGCGGCGCCAAGGTGGCCGGGTCGAGGTTCTACTACCTCACCGGTCCCGGCGCCCGCCTGGAGAACGCGCTGCTCCAGCTCGCGCTGCAGCGGGCGCACGAGCACGGCTTCACCCAGCTGACCGTCCCGACCCTGGTCAACCCGACCACGATGGGTGGGGCCGGGTTCCTGGACGCGCACGCCGAGGAGGTCTACCGCCTCGAGGCCGACGACCTCTACCTCACCGGCACCTCGGAGGTGGCCCTGGCCGGCTACCACGCCGACGAGATCCTCGACCTGTCGGACGGTCCGCTGCGCTACGTGGCCCAGTCCACCTGCTACCGGCGGGAGGCGGGCAGCTACGGCAAGGACACCCGCGGCATCATCCGGGTGCACCAGTTCAACAAGGTCGAGATGTTCGTCTACTGCCGCGCCGAGGACGCCGAGGCCCAGCACCAACAGTTGCTGGAGTGGGAGCGCGGGATGCTGGACGACATGCAGGTCCCCTACCGGGTGATCGATACCGCCGCAGGCGACCTCGGCGGCCCGGCGGCCCGCAAGTTCGACTGCGAGGCGTGGGTGCCGACCCAGGAGCGCTACCGCGAGCTCACCTCGACCTCGAACTGCACGACCTTCCAGGCGCGGCGGCTGGGCACCCGGGAGCGCGGGCCCGACGGCGGGGGCACCAGGTCCGTGGCGACGTTGAACGGCACGCTGGCCACCACCCGCTGGATGGTGGCGATCCTGGAGAATCACCAGCAGCCCGACGGCTCCGTCGTGGTCCCCGAGGTGCTGCGCCCCTTCCTGGGGCAGGACGTCCTCACGCCCCGCTGA
- a CDS encoding sensor histidine kinase, which yields MEAVARFFGADVQWTRPGPTTAERWTDLRYAVYWLLAAACGLEFLRGMGAVDNAPAQILWQYVGTASGALLLALRRSHPLVTAAGAAVHMLVLGVLIPPVMSTLPMQVIYFFALFSGVSWARDRRALTYVVGGVVAVMFLWLTWAFALTSGVSKLTRSLGIEDPATVTGLLSPTTSVVLYTVLNNIFFFGGAILLGQMSWRGAWRTAEVVRQAETIRQQTARLRDQAVVAERLRIARELHDVVAHHVSVMGVQASAARRVLTRDPEAAATALSAVETSSRQAVGQMRDLLGTLRSGEKAADGTDGDATGETNRTPQPDLAALEELIDQAAAPTLEIGFRLVETPEGAAAQVSPPVQLSCYRIVQESLANVRRHSTATRANVVVRVAEDWVEVEVVDNGSPRPGTSGTGLGQLGMRERAQHLGGLAEMGPRRVGGYRVRVRFPVSGTPPTDPSDGAASDAGAAPLVESGR from the coding sequence ATGGAAGCCGTGGCCCGATTCTTCGGCGCGGACGTGCAGTGGACGCGTCCTGGACCGACCACCGCCGAGCGGTGGACCGACCTGAGGTATGCCGTCTACTGGCTCCTCGCCGCGGCCTGCGGCCTGGAGTTCCTGCGCGGGATGGGCGCCGTCGACAACGCGCCGGCGCAGATCCTCTGGCAGTACGTCGGCACCGCCAGCGGCGCCCTCCTGCTGGCGCTGCGCCGCTCGCACCCGCTCGTGACCGCGGCCGGCGCGGCCGTGCACATGTTGGTGCTGGGGGTGCTGATACCCCCCGTCATGTCGACCCTGCCGATGCAGGTCATCTACTTCTTCGCGTTGTTCAGCGGGGTCTCCTGGGCCCGGGACCGGCGCGCCCTGACGTATGTGGTCGGTGGCGTGGTCGCGGTGATGTTCCTGTGGCTGACCTGGGCGTTCGCCCTCACCTCGGGGGTGTCCAAGCTGACCCGCAGCCTCGGGATCGAGGACCCGGCGACGGTCACCGGCCTGTTGTCACCGACCACGTCGGTGGTGCTCTACACCGTGCTCAACAACATCTTCTTCTTCGGCGGCGCCATCCTGCTCGGGCAGATGAGCTGGCGTGGGGCCTGGCGCACCGCGGAGGTGGTGCGCCAGGCCGAGACCATCCGCCAGCAGACGGCCCGGCTGCGTGACCAGGCGGTGGTGGCGGAGCGGCTGCGGATCGCCCGGGAGCTGCACGACGTCGTGGCCCACCACGTGTCGGTGATGGGGGTCCAGGCCTCCGCGGCCCGCCGGGTGCTCACCCGCGACCCCGAGGCCGCGGCGACGGCCCTGTCGGCGGTCGAGACCTCCTCCCGGCAGGCCGTCGGACAGATGCGTGACCTGCTGGGCACGCTGCGCAGCGGCGAGAAGGCGGCGGACGGCACGGACGGCGATGCGACCGGCGAGACGAACCGCACGCCGCAGCCGGACCTGGCGGCGCTCGAGGAGCTGATCGACCAGGCGGCCGCCCCCACGCTGGAGATCGGCTTCCGGCTCGTCGAGACACCCGAGGGCGCGGCGGCACAGGTGTCCCCACCGGTGCAGCTGTCCTGCTACCGGATCGTGCAGGAGTCCCTGGCCAACGTCCGTCGCCACTCGACGGCGACCCGGGCCAACGTGGTGGTGCGCGTCGCCGAGGACTGGGTGGAGGTCGAGGTCGTGGACAACGGCTCCCCCCGACCGGGCACGTCCGGGACCGGCCTGGGACAGTTGGGTATGCGTGAACGGGCCCAACACCTGGGCGGACTGGCCGAGATGGGACCCCGCCGGGTAGGCGGCTACCGGGTGCGGGTGCGCTTCCCGGTCTCCGGGACGCCGCCCACCGACCCGTCGGACGGTGCGGCCTCGGACGCGGGCGCGGCCCCGCTGGTGGAGTCGGGGCGGTGA
- a CDS encoding response regulator, whose protein sequence is MTGPIRVLLVDDQPLLLSGFAMILSTEDDMEVVGQVSNGQLAIEAVRELQPDVVLMDVQMPVLDGIEATRRIVPDSDAKVVILTTFDRDDYLFDALAAGASGFLLKNADPDHLVSAIRTVAGGHGLLAPEVTQRVIARMTGGDPAEGAGATEEDSGGDQQPGQGDPELRAKADLLTDREQEVLGLVAQGLSNSEIAGTLFLGEATVKTHVSNILSKLHLRDRVQAVVFAYEAGLAHPAG, encoded by the coding sequence GTGACCGGGCCGATCCGGGTGCTGCTCGTCGACGACCAGCCGCTGCTGCTGTCCGGCTTCGCGATGATCCTGTCGACCGAGGACGACATGGAGGTCGTCGGTCAGGTCAGCAACGGCCAGCTGGCCATCGAGGCGGTCCGCGAGCTGCAGCCGGACGTCGTGCTGATGGACGTGCAGATGCCGGTGCTGGACGGCATCGAGGCGACCCGGCGGATCGTCCCCGACAGTGACGCGAAGGTCGTCATCCTGACCACCTTCGACCGGGACGACTACCTGTTCGACGCCCTCGCGGCCGGCGCGAGCGGCTTCCTGCTCAAGAATGCCGACCCGGACCACCTGGTCAGCGCGATCCGCACGGTGGCCGGCGGCCACGGGTTGCTGGCGCCGGAGGTGACCCAGCGGGTGATCGCGCGGATGACCGGCGGGGATCCTGCGGAGGGCGCGGGGGCCACCGAGGAGGACTCCGGCGGCGATCAGCAGCCCGGGCAGGGCGACCCCGAGTTGCGCGCCAAGGCCGACCTGCTCACCGACCGGGAGCAGGAGGTCCTCGGGCTGGTCGCCCAGGGCCTGAGCAACTCCGAGATCGCCGGCACCCTGTTCCTGGGTGAGGCCACGGTCAAGACCCACGTGTCCAACATCCTGTCCAAGCTGCACCTGAGGGACCGCGTCCAGGCGGTCGTCTTCGCCTACGAGGCGGGGCTGGCTCATCCTGCAGGGTGA
- a CDS encoding ABC transporter ATP-binding protein — MLRVNGLVRQFGDVLAVDDVGFEVPAGKMVGFVGANGAGKTTTMRMIMGVLAPTAGEVSWHDQPVNRAIRTRFGYMPEERGLYPKQPVLDQLTYLGQLHGMSSEAARSRAGDLLERFGLGERTKAKVESLSLGNQQRAQIIAAVLGDPLALILDEPFSGLDPAAVDQMSELLREHTATGVPVLFSSHQLDLVDRLCDSIVVLHKGRVVARGDGEELRAGAPLRYRLTVDQDAGWVRDARGISVLDLDGPTALVEPDDEESAQHLLRAALERGDVREFARVVPTLSEIYREVAA; from the coding sequence ATGTTGAGAGTCAACGGACTCGTCCGACAGTTCGGCGACGTGCTCGCCGTCGACGATGTCGGCTTCGAGGTGCCCGCGGGGAAGATGGTCGGCTTCGTCGGCGCGAACGGCGCCGGCAAGACGACGACGATGCGGATGATCATGGGGGTGCTCGCCCCCACGGCGGGCGAGGTGAGCTGGCACGACCAGCCGGTGAACCGGGCGATCCGGACCCGCTTCGGCTACATGCCGGAGGAGCGCGGTCTCTACCCCAAGCAGCCGGTCCTGGACCAGCTGACCTACCTGGGCCAGCTGCACGGGATGAGCAGCGAGGCGGCCCGCAGCCGGGCCGGTGACCTGCTGGAGCGGTTCGGCCTCGGCGAACGCACCAAGGCCAAGGTGGAGTCGCTCTCCCTCGGTAACCAGCAGCGGGCGCAGATCATCGCCGCGGTCCTGGGCGACCCCCTGGCGCTGATCCTCGACGAGCCGTTCTCGGGTCTCGACCCGGCGGCCGTGGACCAGATGTCGGAGCTCCTGCGCGAGCACACCGCCACCGGGGTGCCGGTGCTGTTCAGCAGCCACCAGCTCGACCTGGTGGACCGGCTGTGCGACTCGATCGTGGTGCTGCACAAGGGCCGTGTCGTGGCCCGGGGCGACGGCGAGGAGCTGCGGGCCGGGGCGCCGTTGCGCTACCGGCTCACCGTGGACCAGGACGCCGGGTGGGTGCGGGACGCCCGCGGCATCTCGGTCCTCGACCTGGACGGGCCGACCGCGCTCGTCGAGCCGGACGACGAGGAGAGCGCCCAGCACTTGCTGCGTGCGGCGCTGGAGCGGGGCGACGTGCGGGAGTTCGCCCGCGTCGTGCCGACGTTGAGCGAGATCTACCGGGAGGTGGCGGCATGA
- a CDS encoding ABC transporter permease: MSTQQTTERPTEGTQPVQAAGTTSEGTRPWVLVMMREIQVRITDKNFLMSTGLTLLLVIGVFAVTAFIGGGSSSDTVAVTDDEGAAIVSQAETILQADDAEASITALRVADEAAGEQAVMDGDADALLTPNDNGWTLGGDGEPGMDLTNLLSDVVRGNAMTANAEAAGTTVEELTAGSVLTTADFSGSDSESQIVLYLAGIFFAMLFYMASLMFGMAIANSVVEEKQSRIVEILAAMIPVRQLLTGKVLGNTLLALGQMVLITGIGLIGLTFTDYDQMLPQMSGAIMWYIPFFLVGFLALACIWAAAGAMASRTEDLQSTTTPLTMVLVIIFVVGINLEGTAEVIASFVPVASTILMPLRILQGGVDWWEPAVALLLTLVFAALTVAAGARLYRRSLLQTSGRLSWRKAWTTGD; encoded by the coding sequence ATGAGCACCCAGCAGACGACCGAACGTCCGACGGAGGGGACCCAGCCTGTGCAGGCAGCGGGGACGACCAGCGAGGGCACCCGACCGTGGGTGCTGGTGATGATGCGGGAGATCCAGGTCCGGATCACCGACAAGAACTTCCTGATGTCCACCGGACTCACCCTGCTGCTGGTCATCGGCGTCTTCGCGGTGACCGCGTTCATCGGGGGCGGCAGCTCCTCGGACACGGTGGCCGTGACCGACGACGAGGGGGCCGCGATCGTCAGCCAGGCCGAGACGATCCTGCAGGCCGACGACGCCGAGGCGAGCATCACCGCCCTGCGGGTCGCCGACGAGGCCGCCGGGGAGCAGGCCGTCATGGACGGCGACGCGGACGCCCTGCTCACCCCGAACGACAACGGCTGGACCCTGGGCGGCGACGGTGAGCCCGGCATGGACCTGACCAACCTGCTGTCCGACGTGGTCCGCGGCAACGCGATGACCGCCAACGCCGAGGCCGCGGGCACCACGGTCGAGGAACTCACCGCCGGGAGCGTGCTGACCACGGCCGACTTCTCGGGCTCGGACAGCGAGAGCCAGATCGTGCTCTACCTGGCCGGGATCTTCTTCGCCATGCTCTTCTACATGGCCTCCCTGATGTTCGGGATGGCGATCGCCAACAGCGTGGTGGAGGAGAAGCAGTCGCGGATCGTGGAGATCCTGGCGGCCATGATCCCGGTGCGCCAGCTGCTCACCGGCAAGGTGCTGGGCAACACCCTGCTCGCCCTCGGGCAGATGGTCCTGATCACCGGCATCGGCCTGATCGGGCTCACCTTCACCGACTACGACCAGATGCTGCCCCAGATGTCCGGCGCGATCATGTGGTACATCCCGTTCTTCCTCGTCGGGTTCCTGGCGCTGGCCTGCATCTGGGCGGCCGCGGGCGCGATGGCCTCCCGCACCGAGGACCTCCAGTCCACGACGACGCCGCTGACGATGGTGCTGGTCATCATCTTCGTGGTCGGGATCAACCTGGAGGGCACCGCCGAGGTGATCGCCTCGTTCGTCCCGGTGGCCTCCACCATCCTGATGCCGCTGCGGATCCTGCAGGGCGGGGTCGACTGGTGGGAGCCGGCGGTGGCGCTGCTGCTCACCCTGGTCTTCGCCGCGCTGACGGTGGCCGCCGGTGCGCGCCTCTACCGGCGCTCGCTGCTGCAGACCTCGGGCCGACTGTCCTGGCGCAAGGCCTGGACCACCGGCGACTGA